From Salvia splendens isolate huo1 chromosome 3, SspV2, whole genome shotgun sequence, a single genomic window includes:
- the LOC121796197 gene encoding auxin response factor 19-like — protein MKTASSGAGVSPANSAAVEVEKKNINAELWQACAGPLVNLPVAGTHVVYFPQGHSEQVAASMKKDVDAQIPSYPNLPSKLLCRLHSVTLHADPETDEVYAQMTLQPVPSFDKDALLRSDLSMKANKPQTEFFCKTLTASDTSTHGGFSVPRRAAEKIFPPLDFTMQPPAQEIVARDLHDSVWTFRHIYRGQPKRHLLTTGWSLFVSGKRLFAGDSVLFIRDEKQHLLLGIRRANRQPTNLSSSVLSSDSMHIGILAAAAHAAANNSPFTVFYNPRASPSEFVIPLAKYYKAVCSSQISLGMRFRMMFETEESGTRRYMGTITGISDLDSVRWKNSQWRNLQVGWDESTAGEKRNRVSIWEIEPVTAPFFICPTPPFFRPKRPRQPGMPDDEAPDLDSIFRRTMPWLGDDFGMKEPQALPGLSLAQWMNMQQSPSLANSMQPNSMQPNYMNPLSGSVLQNLTGADISRQLGMPGAQIPQQNNLQFNAQRQTQPAQQLDQLQKLQSNTLSPLGSIMPGQPQQLADMSQSRQNLISQTLPGSSQMLPSQNPIQAQQQSLLSHHQLQMNLSQNLPQQQQQQMFGHSQQQNPMSSDHTSQQLHMPENQMQLMQKYHHQQQSMVAMQQPSHLTQLQDHQKQQLDVTPSFSKPMSTSQMLDASQTTSSMIPQSHVLSQQMARNNSQAHLRFAQPPQQPKPDQQQQQQQPGMMSDLPGHVGHTFQPSAGGGQSAVTDDVPSCSTSPSTNNCSNGVQLMMNGKNQRTAMVGDIQQKSDVKPSLNVSKIAQSSVTQLNSTVLEAIPSSSNLVKDLQQKNDVKSSLNVSKSQNQGFFVSQTYLDPAGTQIDYLDSSSSATSVISQNDLHMPPNNNSMSFNSQSMLFRDASHDGEVRGVPRNSLPFGANIENQLGMPMIPDALITKDMVGSGKDFATDVPSGGGMISSFDNQKAELSSSMVSQSFGVPDMTFNSIDSTINDGSFMNQGAWPPPQIPRMRTYTKVYKRGAVGRSIDITRYAGYDELKQDLARRFGIEGQLEDRQRIGWKLVYVDHENDVLLVGDDPWEEFVNCVRCIKILSPQEVQQMSLDGDFGNSVLPNQACSSSDNGLN, from the exons ATGAAGACGGCTAGCTCCGGCGCCGGAGTGTCGCCGGCGAACTCCGCCGCCGTTGAAG TGGAGAAGAAGAATATTAACGCAGAGTTATGGCAAGCGTGCGCCGGCCCTCTGGTCAATCTGCCGGTGGCTGGGACCCACGTCGTCTACTTCCCACAAGGCCACAGTGAGCAG GTTGCTGCTTCGATGAAAAAGGATGTCGATGCTCAAATCCCAAGCTACCCTAATCTTCCATCGAAGCTACTGTGCCGTCTTCACAGCGTCACCCTTCAT GCTGATCCTGAAACGGATGAAGTATACGCGCAGATGACACTCCAACCAGTGCCATCG TTTGACAAGGATGCTTTGTTGAGGTCTGATTTGTCAATGAAAGCAAATAAACCCCAAACTGAATTCTTCTGCAAAACCTTGACTGCTAGTGATACTAGCACTCACGGGGGTTTCTCCGTGCCTCGTCGTGCTGCAGAAAAGATTTTCCCTCCCTTG GACTTCACTATGCAACCTCCTGCACAAGAGATTGTTGCTCGGGATTTACACGACAGCGTTTGGACATTTCGCCATATATACCGGG GACAACCGAAGCGTCACTTGCTTACAACGGGATGGAGTCTCTTCGTGAGTGGAAAGAGGCTGTTTGCAGGCGACTCGGTGCTGTTTATTAG GGATGAAAAACAGCATCTTCTTTTAGGCATACGACGTGCTAACAGGCAGCCAACGAACTTATCATCATCGGTATTGTCGAGCGACAGCATGCATATAGGTATCCTAGCTGCAGCTGCCCATGCTGCTGCTAACAACAGCCCTTTCACCGTCTTTTACAATCCAAG GGCTAGTCCATCGGAGTTTGTCATCCCTCTGGCCAAGTACTATAAAGCAGTTTGCAGTAGCCAGATATCTCTTGGCATGCGATTTCGGATGATGTTTGAAACAGAAGAATCCGGGACGCGAAG ATATATGGGTACAATAACCGGGATCAGCGACCTGGATAGCGTCCGATGGAAGAACTCCCAATGGCGCAACTTGCAG GTTGGTTGGGATGAGTCCACTGCTGGTGAGAAGCGTAATCGTGTCTCCATCTGGGAGATCGAACCCGTGACTGCCCCATTCTTTATCTGCCCCACGCCTCCTTTCTTCCGTCCGAAGCGCCCAAGGCAGCCAGGAATGCCAG ATGATGAAGCTCCTGATCTCGACAGCATATTCAGGAGGACGATGCCCTGGCTCGGTGACGACTTTGGCATGAAAGAACCCCAAGCTCTGCCCGGCCTGAGCTTGGCTCAATGGATGAACATGCAGCAAAGCCCGTCGCTTGCCAACTCAATGCAACCCAACTCAATGCAACCCAACTATATGAATCCGTTGTCCGGTTCTGTTCTGCAAAATCTCACAGGTGCAGATATCTCGCGGCAGTTGGGCATGCCGGGGGCTCAAATCCCTCAGCAGAACAACTTGCAGTTCAACGCCCAGAGGCAAACGCAACCGGCTCAACAGCTAGATCAACTGCAGAAGCTGCAGTCTAACACGTTGAGCCCGTTGGGCTCAATTATGCCAGGGCAGCCACAGCAGTTGGCTGATATGTCTCAATCGAGGCAGAACTTAATCAGCCAGACGTTGCCTGGCAGCAGCCAGATGTTGCCGTCGCAGAACCCTATTCAAGCTCAACAACAGTCTCTTCTAAGCCATCATCAGCTACAGATGAATCTATCACAGAATCTGCCTCAGCAACAGCAACAGCAGATGTTTGGTCACTCTCAACAACAAAATCCGATGTCGTCCGATCACACCAGCCAACAGCTGCACATGCCGGAGAACCAAATGCAGCTTATGCAGAAGtatcatcatcagcagcaaTCAATGGTGGCGATGCAGCAGCCGTCTCATCTGACGCAGCTCCAAGATCATCAGAAGCAGCAGTTAGATGTTACACCAAGCTTTTCGAAGCCTATGTCAACGAGCCAAATGCTGGACGCATCTCAGACAACTTCCAGTATGATCCCTCAGTCTCACGTTCTTTCCCAGCAGATGGCGAGGAATAACAGCCAAGCACATCTTCGTTTCGCTCAACCACCTCAGCAACCAAAACCTGaccaacagcagcagcagcagcaaccaGGGATGATGTCGGATTTACCAGGACATGTGGGGCATACGTTTCAGCCTTCTGCCGGTGGAGGTCAGTCAGCAGTTACAGACGACGTCCCGTCCTGTTCAACTTCGCCATCCACAAATAACTGCTCAAATGGAGTTCAGTTGATGATGAATGGCAAAAACCAACGCACTGCAATGGTAGGGGATATACAGCAGAAGAGCGACGTGAAACCTTCATTAAACGTATCCAAGATTGCTCAGTCTTCAGTCACTCAGTTGAATTCAACCGTTTTGGAGGCTATACCGTCTAGCAGTAACTTAGTCAAAGATTTACAGCAGAAGAACGATGTTAAGTCTTCGTTGAACGTGTCCAAGAGCCAAAACCAAGGTTTCTTCGTATCACAAACCTATCTCGACCCTGCTGGAACACAAATAGACTACTTGGATAGTTCGTCTTCAGCAACATCAGTCATTTCTCAGAATGATCTCCACATGCCACCGAACAACAACTCAATGTCGTTCAATTCCCAGTCGATGTTGTTTAGAGATGCAAGCCATGACGGAGAAGTCCGGGGTGTCCCAAGGAACAGTCTTCCTTTTGGGGCCAACATTGAGAATCAGTTAGGAATGCCGATGATACCTGATGCATTGATCACTAAGGATATGGTAGGATCGGGTAAAGACTTTGCAACTGATGTCCCGTCTGGAGGAGGCATGATCTCCAGCTTTGACAACCAGAAGGCTGAGCTATCGTCGTCTATGGTTTCACAGTCATTCGGAGTTCCAGATATGACATTCAATTCCATTGATTCCACGATAAATGACGGTAGCTTCATGAACCAAGGGGCTTGGCCACCGCCTCAGATACCTCGGATGAGGACATACACAAAG GTGTACAAACGAGGGGCCGTTGGAAGATCAATTGACATTACTCGTTATGCAGGATATGACGAGCTTAAACAAGATTTGGCTCGTAGGTTTGGTATAGAGGGACAACTAGAGGACAGGCAGAGAATCGGCTGGAAACTCGTGTATGTGGATCATGAGAACGACGTCTTGCTAGTAGGCGACGATCCTTGGGA GGAATTCGTGAACTGTGTACGTTGCATAAAGATCCTTTCGCCTCAAGAGGTCCAGCAGATGAGCTTGGATGGAGATTTTGGGAACAGTGTCCTTCCAAATCAAGCTTGTAGTAGCTCAGACAATGGCTTGAATTAG